From the genome of Medicago truncatula cultivar Jemalong A17 chromosome 2, MtrunA17r5.0-ANR, whole genome shotgun sequence:
GCTAAAATTTCATatcgaaataaaaaaataaaaatacaaacaatattACTCCTTGAAGATCTGCTATTTGGAATATTAATGCTAATACATCTCTCACTGAAAATTACATAAACAAGGCATCGAATAACTCTATCAAAGATTTTTCAATCCTcaaattgttgaatgttacCATCCACCCCCCGAAAAGCTCCTTCTATCATAGAAGTCAGTTGGAAACCTCCAATGATTAGTTAGACAAAGTGCAACACAAATGGAGCTTCTGTTGGTTACCCTGGATTCTCGTCTTGTGGTGATGTTTTTAGAGATCATGAAGGTAATGTTTAGGTTGTTTTTCTGAATTCTTGGGCTATCTTACCTCTTATTAAGCAGAATTATGTGGGGCTATGAGAGCCATTGAAATTGCTTCAGAgaatcattggttgaatttgtgGTTAGAGATATACTCCATGATAATCGTGCAGATTTTCAAGAACTCTAACCTTGTCCCCTGGCAACTTAGAAACAAATGGAACAATGTTAAGCTAATCCTTTCTAGTATGAATTGTATagttattcatatttttagagAAGGAAACCAAGTGGTTATTCCCTTGCAAACTTTGGTCTATCCTTATCTTATTACGTGTTTTCGAACAATATACCTTTGTTTGCTATGGAATCTTTTGTGAAGAACAAGATTGGTTTACCTTCCAATAGATTTTCATCTTCTTGAGGGAATCTTGGTTTGGTCCCCTCCCTCTTTTTTGTACCTATTCtcccttttatatatatattttgagggTTGTTAGCTCCTTTGCTACAACCtccttttgctaaaaaaaaagtaaaaaaatataccCTTATAAAAAGTTGTGAAACATTAAATACTTCTACTAGTATCAAAAAGACAACTACAAAggatagaaaaattattttaacaataaatataccttaaaaattgtgatattttcttataaataagtctcttttttttaatttcttatattAAAATTCGGAGGgactaatattttttaatacatcgttagtttaatattttttttttgagagagttagTTTAATATCTAAAATAGTATAGTCTCTTtaatttaatctctaaaaatgataaataatagaTAGCTTAGTTATTGAATtgctttttctaataaaaaaaaaaatcatattttaagaGATAGTCGCTATTATTGACAGAATTCATATATTTAAAGAGTACTCAATAATTTGttaaaacaaaagttaaaaataggcattagtttttttaaagaggACACATTAGTTTATATActtcaaaaactaaattaaatgcctcaacaaaaactaaattgaagagataatgatattttagagaataaattgtttaaaatttgaGCGTCCGTTAACTTAACCCGTTTAAGTTAAGGATAAGAAGTTGGAAGTTTTTACGTTGATGatggagaaaaaaataatctaacaactaacatttgtcattgattatttttcttaaggtttataatttttttggttacatgctTAACGTTTTAAGGTACTCGCAAACAGGTTGAAGAAAGTTTTGTCTCAATGCATCTCAGATAACCAATCCGCTTTTGTTCCGGGGAGATCTATCCTAGATAATGCTATGGTCGCAATCGAAGTTTTGCATTTTATGAAAACCAAGACGCGAGGCGAAGACAGGTATGTTGCTCTGAAACTTGACATTAGCAAAGCCTATGATCGTATGGATTGGGACTATTTGAGGGCTGTTATGAATAAAATGGGATTTAATAATCGTTGGATTCATTGGATGAGTATGTGTGTCGAGTCTGTCGATTATTCTGTGCTTGTTAACGGTGAACAGGTTGGTCCCATTATTCCGGGGCGTGGTCTGCGTCAAGGGGATCCTCTTTCCccgtatttgtttattatttgtgCTTAAGGCTAATCTTCGCTCATTAGAGATGCTGAGATACGAGGTGAGCTCACGGGTACAAAAGTTTGTCGATGCGCACCACCTGTCTCCCATCTTTTGTTTGCGGACgactgttttctttttttcaaagctGATGAAATGCAGGTGAACGTTATGAAAAATATTCTTTCTACTTATGAGTTAGCGTCAGGTCAAGCTATTAGCCTTCCAAAATATGAGATTTATTGTAGTCGTAATGTGTCTGACACTCTCAAACATACTATTACTACTACTCTTGGAGTTCAGGTTGTTTTGGGCACAAGTAAATATCCGGGTTTACCTTCTATGATAAGTCGAGATCGTAATGCAACGTTTGCTTATATAAAGGATCGCGTGTGGCAGAAAATTAATTATTGGAGTGGTAAGTGTCTCTCTAAAGCAGGTCATGAGGTTATGATAAAATCTGTTTTGCAGGCTATCCCATCATATGTGATGAGCATTTTTCAGTTACCAACCACCTTAATCGACTCAATTGAGAAGATGATGAACTCATTTTGGTGGGGTCATGGTAGAACAACACAACGCGGTATTCGCTGGATGAATTGGGAGAAATTATCTGCCCAAAAAATTCATGGAGGTATGGGTTTTAAAGATTTATCTGCTTTTAATTTAGCTATGCTAGGAAAACAGGGTTGGAAGTTTATTACAGAACCAAATTCTTTGGTTTCTCGGATTTTCAAAGCTCGATATTTCCCTTCTGGCTCCTACCTCACGGCTGTAATAGGGCATAACCCTAGCTATGTCTGGCGCAGCATTATGCGTGCTAGATTCCTTGTGCGTGGTGGTGCTCGGTGGAGTATAGGTTCAGGTGCATCTATTTCTATCCTAAACGAACCTTGGTTACCCAATGGGGAGTTTATTAGTAGTGAGGATCCAGGTGCTccttttgttcaaaattttaCTATTAATAGCTTGATGAATTTGTATGACAAAAGCTGGAATGAACAGGTGATTAGACAAGTGTTTAGTACTTCTATAGCAGATAAAATACTTCATACCCCTCTTATACATCAGGTTGCAGAGGATAGAATCATTTGGAAAGCGGAATGACATGGTCGGTATTCCGTGCGTAGTGCATACAAATTATGTGTAACTGATTTGATCGACTCTTCTTATAATTGGCGGCCAGGTTATTGGTCTTGGATTTGGAATCTTAAGGCCCCACCAAAAGTCAAGAACTTACTATGGCGCATGTGTCGGGGCTGCCTCCCGACACGAGTCCGTTTGTTAGATAAAGGAGTTGTATGTCCGACCGATTGTGCTAGTTGTGATTCAAACcatgaggatcttaagcatgtGTTTTTTGATCGTCCTTTTGCTGTACAGGTGTGGAACAGAACCGGCTTGTGGGGATCTGTACAACATGCTCTTTCTTCTACTGTTTCGGTTACAAATGTTATTTTCTCCCTGCTAGAGCAACTGTATGTGGAATTAGCTCAGCGTCTGGCAACAGTGTTTTGGAGCATTTGGAAACACCGGAACCTCAGAGTTTGGGATAATGTCACAGAAACCAGTGCAACGGTAGTGGAGCGTGCTAGAAATATGGTCGTTGACTGGCAGTTGGCTAATACTCCTGCGGTTCTTGCATCAACAGCGCAACATCAGCCTTCACCGACCCTTGCGTTGGGGGCTTGCACTTCTGCACAACCTACCACTCACACGTGGCAGCATCCTACCCCGGGGAGATACAAATGCAACATTGACGCGGCTTTTTCCTCTCAATTCAATCGCACAGGTATTGGAATTTGTGTTCGTGACTCAAATGGTACTTTTGTGTTGGCCAAGACAGACACATATCCTTGTATGGTTTCGGTTGATGTGGGTGAAGCTTTAGGTTTGCACTCGGCTCTACAATGGCTAAGTGATATGCAGATGGATGGCGTGGATTTTGAAACAGATTCGAAGCTGACATCAGACGCTTTTCTGTCTACTAGGAACGACACATCCGAATTTGGCTCTATTATTTCATCTTGTCGTTTGCTTTTTAGTTCTTTCTTTTCTAACTCTAGGGTGGAGTTTGTTAGGCGACAAGTCAACGCGGTTGCTCATGCACTTGCAAGAGAAGCCACGTTCTTAGCTAATCCCACTATTTATTATGATATACCCGAATGTATTGAATCCTTAAttatcaatgaaatgctataaacatgtttccttcaaaaaaaaaaaaagttgtatacctttgatattgaacatttgtcattcaaattATGTGGAACATttgtcattcaattttttttggttacatgctTAAGGTTTTAGGTTGAATACATTAATCGAATGTATTCAAACGGTGACAAAttattcatcaaatcaacatgtatataataaagtttataaacacgatgatgttgatgatatatgatgatgatatatCATAAACATGGTATATAGTGCATTATTTCCAAATCAAATGCGGCTTTGTCCCTTTGTTCATTGGCAGTAAACACGAATTTAAGTCATACAACTTTGTCTCTTCCTCCTCTTGGCTGCTTCTAAAAGATTAGCCTCGTGATGAACGAAATTGTCATATACTAACTAATTTAGAGATGAAAAATGTTAAATCTGTCACTAAATCGGCCATTATTAGCAACTAGTGGTTGAGCGACATTTCCCAAATCATAAGTTTTTGGTAATTCTTTTGTGGTTGAGCGACATTTGAAGTTTAAGGCATGCAATCCTCCATTTATAGAGATTTGTGGTTCGGTTTTAAAGTATCCATCAACCATCATGGAGACacctattttttaatatttaaataaatttcatatatacatatcatttatttataattttttaataatagtatctAATAACTAACGAGTACTAATTTAGAAATTCTagttcaactggcaaaatgtcgaaattgttggGCCGGATGTCATGGAACCCcagtacctccacttgtgtgtgtgagtttataatggctttgccatttcgtccatctacaaaaaaaaaaactaataagtACTAAATCCCTCAAACCCAACatctcaaacaaattttttaaatgagatccaataatcaactatcaataaatttatatcattatatttcaattttttaatattaaaagaatttGAATCCTGCTTAAAATTGTAGGTCTCAAGTGAGAC
Proteins encoded in this window:
- the LOC112419470 gene encoding uncharacterized protein, whose translation is MVAIEVLHFMKTKTRGEDRYVALKLDISKAYDRMDWDYLRAVMNKMGFNNRWIHWMSMCVESVDYSVLVNGEQVNVMKNILSTYELASGQAISLPKYEIYCSRNVSDTLKHTITTTLGVQVVLGTSKYPGLPSMISRDRNATFAYIKDRVWQKINYWSGKCLSKAGHEVMIKSVLQAIPSYVMSIFQLPTTLIDSIEKMMNSFWWGHGRTTQRGIRWMNWEKLSAQKIHGGMGFKDLSAFNLAMLGKQGWKFITEPNSLVSRIFKARYFPSGSYLTAVIGHNPSYVWRSIMRARFLVRGGARWSIGSGASISILNEPWLPNGEFISSEDPGAPFVQNFTINSLMNLYDKSWNEQVWNRTGLWGSVQHALSSTVSVTNVIFSLLEQLYVELAQRLATVFWSIWKHRNLRVWDNVTETSATVVERARNMVVDWQLANTPAVLASTAQHQPSPTLALGACTSAQPTTHTWQHPTPGRYKCNIDAAFSSQFNRTGIGICVRDSNGTFVLAKTDTYPCMVSVDVGEALGLHSALQWLSDMQMDGVDFETDSKLTSDAFLSTRNDTSEFGSIISSCRLLFSSFFSNSRVEFVRRQVNAVAHALAREATFLANPTIYYDIPECIESLIINEML